The Actinomycetota bacterium genome contains a region encoding:
- a CDS encoding transaminase has product MRDMAQITLERVKELVQREQERYEAEHPKSKKLFEEAKKNLVGGVPMSWMRIWVGGFPIFVEKAEGVHITDVDGHTYLDLCLGDTGGLCGHAHPKIVEAIYEQIKTRGTTTMLPTEDCIWVGQELERRFKLPCWQVLMTASDANRMALKVAREYTGRRLILAFNGTYHGSVDETLCVNIMGHLINVPGLMGPIVPDPSVMTRMIEFNDVDALEKALAPRDIACVITEPVMTNVGIIKPEPGFHEALRELTRKHGTLLLIDETHSMCAGPRGVTGEMDLDPDIFVVGKFIAGGYPAAALGFSREISDWMAARRPWHVFFGFGGTLSGNATAVAAMRAALEHVLNEENFARMIALAERMEDGLAAIIKEYGLDWYVARIGCRVEFRFLPKPPKNGSEALFAEVPYNAVDPINEGLTGPLEALIHLYCANRGILLTPVHEMALVGPTTTEEEVDKYVNTIRDLVKELVQ; this is encoded by the coding sequence ATGAGAGATATGGCCCAAATAACACTGGAAAGAGTGAAGGAACTCGTGCAACGCGAGCAGGAGCGCTACGAAGCGGAGCATCCCAAATCGAAGAAGCTTTTCGAAGAAGCGAAGAAAAACTTGGTGGGCGGCGTCCCCATGTCCTGGATGCGCATCTGGGTGGGTGGTTTCCCCATCTTCGTGGAAAAGGCGGAGGGCGTGCACATAACCGACGTGGACGGCCATACTTACCTTGATTTATGCCTGGGAGATACCGGCGGTTTGTGCGGCCACGCGCATCCCAAGATCGTGGAGGCGATCTACGAACAGATAAAGACCCGGGGCACCACCACCATGCTCCCCACCGAGGACTGCATATGGGTGGGGCAGGAGCTGGAACGTCGTTTCAAGTTGCCTTGTTGGCAGGTTCTAATGACCGCATCCGACGCCAATCGCATGGCCTTGAAGGTGGCCCGCGAGTATACGGGCCGCCGACTTATCCTCGCTTTCAACGGCACCTATCACGGTTCTGTCGACGAGACTCTCTGCGTGAATATCATGGGTCACCTGATCAACGTGCCGGGGTTGATGGGCCCCATCGTCCCCGATCCGTCGGTGATGACCCGCATGATAGAGTTCAACGACGTGGACGCCCTGGAGAAGGCCCTTGCCCCCCGGGACATCGCTTGCGTGATCACCGAGCCGGTGATGACCAACGTGGGCATCATCAAGCCGGAGCCGGGATTCCACGAGGCCCTGAGGGAACTGACCCGCAAGCACGGAACCTTGCTGCTCATCGACGAAACTCACTCCATGTGCGCGGGACCCCGGGGCGTGACTGGTGAGATGGATCTGGATCCTGATATCTTTGTGGTAGGTAAGTTCATCGCCGGCGGTTATCCCGCCGCTGCCCTTGGCTTCAGTAGGGAGATCAGCGATTGGATGGCCGCACGTCGACCCTGGCATGTCTTCTTCGGCTTCGGGGGGACTCTTTCCGGCAACGCCACCGCCGTAGCCGCTATGCGAGCCGCATTGGAACACGTCCTCAACGAGGAGAACTTCGCGCGCATGATCGCCTTGGCCGAGCGAATGGAGGACGGTTTGGCAGCGATCATCAAGGAATACGGGCTGGACTGGTATGTGGCTCGCATCGGGTGTCGGGTGGAGTTCCGCTTCCTGCCCAAACCTCCCAAGAATGGGTCGGAGGCGCTGTTCGCGGAGGTGCCCTATAATGCGGTAGACCCTATAAACGAGGGCTTGACCGGACCATTGGAGGCGTTGATCCATCTCTATTGCGCCAACCGGGGTATCCTGCTCACCCCCGTACACGAGATGGCCCTGGTAGGACCGACTACCACCGAAGAGGAGGTAGACAAGTACGTGAACACCATCAGGGACCTGGT
- a CDS encoding MBL fold metallo-hydrolase, giving the protein MESRVIEIGEGIHLIDCFFAGMTGQCGVYLLRGEKTALVESGPSTGVEHVLAGLAELGIDGTEMDYVLLTHIHLDHAGGAAFLLQYMPKARVLVDGRSARYLVEPEKLVRSAGKALGVIAPHYGTMYPVSEERIIPLHDGFMLDLGEGMSLQAVHTPGHSHGHYAFFEPHRADLFCGDALGHFLGEDLPPMPATPSPEFDPELSLASARRLRELSPKKLLFTHFGSTSRTRETIDLFMERLQHLVRVAEKLRGMEDWAERLSQSILEGLSCLSGEELELLSGIARVNARGIMHYLNRKSTNH; this is encoded by the coding sequence ATGGAAAGCAGGGTAATCGAGATAGGAGAGGGCATCCACCTTATCGATTGTTTCTTCGCCGGCATGACCGGCCAATGCGGCGTCTATCTCCTGCGGGGAGAAAAAACGGCCCTGGTCGAAAGCGGTCCTTCCACGGGAGTGGAACACGTTCTCGCCGGTCTTGCGGAGCTGGGAATAGATGGAACGGAAATGGACTACGTCCTTCTCACCCACATTCATCTGGACCACGCGGGAGGAGCGGCCTTTCTTCTCCAGTACATGCCCAAGGCTCGGGTTCTGGTGGACGGGAGAAGCGCGAGATACCTCGTGGAACCCGAGAAGCTGGTGAGGAGCGCCGGCAAGGCGCTGGGGGTTATAGCGCCGCATTACGGCACCATGTATCCGGTAAGCGAGGAAAGGATAATCCCCCTGCATGACGGCTTTATGCTGGACTTGGGCGAGGGGATGTCCTTGCAGGCGGTGCATACGCCGGGGCACTCCCACGGACATTACGCCTTCTTCGAGCCGCACCGCGCGGACCTTTTCTGCGGCGACGCGCTGGGGCATTTCCTTGGGGAGGACCTCCCTCCCATGCCAGCCACGCCCTCACCGGAGTTCGACCCGGAGCTCTCCCTAGCCAGCGCCCGGAGGCTTAGGGAGCTCTCGCCGAAGAAGCTCCTCTTTACCCACTTCGGCTCCACCTCCCGGACCCGGGAAACGATCGACCTTTTCATGGAGCGGCTGCAGCATCTGGTGCGGGTGGCCGAGAAGTTGCGGGGAATGGAGGACTGGGCAGAGCGCCTTTCCCAATCCATCTTGGAGGGCCTTTCCTGTTTATCGGGAGAAGAGCTGGAACTTTTATCCGGCATTGCGCGGGTAAACGCCCGGGGAATAATGCACTATCTCAATCGTAAATCTACAAATCACTAA
- a CDS encoding 3-hydroxyacyl-CoA dehydrogenase family protein — MDHLDEHEWISEKYISDERIEAGLKAVAESLKKLLSKGRIDQEDHDRALANITPTTCLEDASNADLVVEAVFEDLEVKSKVFSELDGICPARTILATNTSAIPISSIAAATERPDRVVGTHFFSPVPLMRLCEIIRGIQTSDETLKRADEWARSLGKETVIVRKDHAGFLSNRLYLPMVMEAIKTLESGVASPEDIDRAMRLGYNLPMGPLELTDMTGVDILYNAGLAIYRDTGDPKYLPPPLMHRMVTARLLGRKTGKGFYDYSSGEKRSYWTV, encoded by the coding sequence TTGGACCACTTAGATGAGCACGAATGGATATCGGAAAAATATATCTCCGACGAGCGGATCGAGGCCGGGCTGAAAGCCGTCGCGGAATCCCTAAAGAAATTGTTATCCAAAGGAAGAATCGACCAGGAGGATCATGACCGCGCCCTGGCGAATATCACGCCGACCACCTGTTTAGAGGATGCATCGAACGCCGATTTGGTGGTGGAGGCGGTCTTTGAGGACCTTGAGGTCAAGAGCAAGGTCTTCAGCGAACTGGACGGTATCTGCCCCGCTCGCACCATACTGGCCACCAACACCTCGGCCATCCCCATCTCCTCCATCGCCGCCGCCACGGAGAGGCCGGACAGGGTGGTGGGCACCCATTTTTTCAGTCCTGTACCCCTCATGCGCCTCTGCGAGATCATCCGCGGCATCCAGACCTCCGACGAGACGCTCAAGAGGGCAGACGAATGGGCCCGTTCCCTGGGCAAGGAAACGGTGATCGTTCGCAAGGACCATGCCGGCTTCCTCTCCAACCGCCTCTATCTGCCCATGGTCATGGAGGCCATCAAGACTCTGGAGTCGGGGGTGGCCTCCCCGGAGGACATAGATCGCGCCATGCGCCTGGGCTACAACCTACCCATGGGGCCCCTGGAGCTCACCGACATGACCGGGGTGGATATCCTGTATAACGCGGGACTGGCCATCTACAGGGACACCGGCGACCCCAAGTACCTCCCACCCCCTCTCATGCACCGTATGGTTACCGCGAGGCTGCTGGGCAGAAAGACCGGAAAGGGGTTCTACGACTACAGCTCGGGCGAGAAAAGGAGCTACTGGACAGTTTGA